In the genome of Hirundo rustica isolate bHirRus1 chromosome 16, bHirRus1.pri.v3, whole genome shotgun sequence, the window caggaaagctgcatCCACAGGACTTTGCTGCTGTGCCAAGGTCACGAGAGCTGTCCCAACATCTGTGGCTACATTCAGGTGGGAAACTGGGGGGAATTTAAGCCCCAGATGGCACCTTCATGTTCGAGCCCCAGGAGGGGAGAAGCATGTTGGGGTGAAGAGGCCAAAAGGGAGAGTCCCATGTTTGCTGCTGGCTCAGTCCATGGCTCTTGGCAGGCAATGtgtgctgaggagcagaggaaggaaaggcagGGGAGATACTTCCCTTCCCAGCAAAAGCATTTCACTGTACACGGACCCTGGGGCTACACAGCCCCAGACATGTACCTGCACACACCCGGCCTCTGCACATGCTGAATCTCCATGGGCTGGGGGCCAAGCCTTGCTGGTGGTGGCATCAGCCTGTCTGCACACACAGTAACCACTCTGCTGGCCACGGTGGGCAGaaagggctgggcacagggctgtgccctCTTCTGAGGGCAGGGGCACCCCAGCAGATCAATACTTGTTGCTCATCACACCCAGGTCTAGCCAGGGTGGAGCTCAGCAGGGCAGCCCCCTCTTGCTGAGACAGAGGTGGGAGAGCAGGTGATGCTGCTTCCAGGCACTCCTGGATTCCCTGTAGTCTGATCCCATCCTCACCTTATCCTTCTGCAGGTTTAAGGTTCACGAGAAAGTGCAGAAGTATTTGTGTATTGTTTCCCGGGCTTTGTGTCAACCTCAAGGTGAGAACTGAAGAAAGTCCTGTATTCCCACACCCAGAATGTAATCAGCTGAAATTCTTCTGCCGTGATGATATCTCCTTAGCATGTAAATCACAGAGgactcctttttctttttcttttttttttttttttttccacccctgaAAAATTCTGCTCTGGGAGAGTGTTCCCAAACCACTCCGACACGCCCAGACCAACTAATCCAGGCGAGCTCAACTTTCTGGCCAAGCCAGTAGGGCTGGTACTGAGCAGACGTGCTTCCCACTGTGATCCCCAtggctgctgcctcccaccTGCCTGGACAAACCTGGCACCTGTGTCTCGAGGGGGTCAGGCAAGGAGAAAGCCTTGGAAGGGTTCTTATGGAGGATGGagcaaggaaaggaaggaaaccaTCCTGATCTACCTGCTGCAGGTACCAGCATCCCTGGCTCTGTGTTCAACCCTGTGTGCTGTGTCATCACAGGACACACTTTGGAGCAAGGGGACAGACGGGGGTGGTTTTCCAGTGCTGGTCCTGCAAACATCTTGCATTTTCCCTGTCTCTGCTGGGGCATTCTGAGCTGCTTCTTCCCTGAGAGGAGTGGGAAATGCTGGAGCAGCAACATTGTCTTGTTGCTGCCCACGGTGGGGTGGGTTTTGCCAAGAGGTTGGAGCTACACTGACTCCTTATCTCCTGGAGAATTCCATGCCCTCAGTGTGGAGTGCAGAGTGCTCTTCTGAGTGTGCAAGGACTCCACTCCAGGGGTGGCTCCTGCCCGTGCTGGACAGAGACACTGGGCTTTTCTCCAGAAGAACCAGGATTATTTTCTCCCCATATGTCCTGAGCCTGAATTTTGGACGTCTCTAGGGTAGAGAATTGAGCTCTCACGGACAGAAATGTGAAACCTGGAGCTTCCCCAAAGGCCCAGAAGAGTTGGGAGGCAGCAACACTTGCTCCCTGGAAGGTGGGtctgcaggtgtgtgcagagcccagcagagagcTCTGGGCTGCGAAATGCCTTCAGCAAAAGGCACCTTTCACTCTTGCCTTCTCAAATGTCACATTTGCCTGGGGATTCTTACCTGCTTCTCCCTTCTGTGCACTGACATTCTGTCTCATCCCAGCCTCAGGAGGCGGCTCTGGGTCGCTCGGTGTGGAGTTGTTTGTCAGATAAGCCCGCGAGAGCGTGAgctgtgggacacagggacacagggagcacAAACACTGCTGTCACCAGGCAGGAGAGGATTGTCCCCAGCCCTCACTTGCAGCTGACTGTGACACCCGCGGGGACAAGCATCACAGAGATGTTCCTGTGCACTGTGGTGCGTTTGCAGGGagcccagcacctcctgcagcagcctgcgGGAAGGGGCACAGGCACTGCCTGCCCTTGTGCCTGGATGGAATCCCTGTGGGCCCctggaggggagctggggaatGAGAGCCAGCACTGAGCAGCCACGGCTCTGCCATGTGCAAATTGCCTTCACTCACATCAAACCCATCCTCCCACAGGGTATTAATGCTGGCCACGATGCCAGCAGCAGCGCTGGACACCCTGCGGCGGGCAAGGGGCCGCAGTGGATGCCAGGAAGAGCTGTACTTACCACAgctgcatcctcctcctcctcctcctcctcctcctcctcctcctcctccttggcagcagcaggcgGTGGCCGTGTGGCACTGGGCCAGCGGTAGGGGCAGCGCAGGCGGTCCCGCTGTGCCCTGTGTcccccggcggggccgcgggctGCCGGGCTGTCCCCGGGGCTGTCCCTCGGGCTGCCGCAgccccgcggctcccggcggcCGGGCCAGTCCGTGTCCCTGCCTCGGCCGGAGTCGGACAGATCCAGCGGCGCGTCCGCGTCGTCGTCCCTCGCCTCCTTCACCTTCGCTCGCAGCTCGCAGCGCTCCCTGCTCGGCCAAaactccttctcttccttcccatCCGCGGCATCCTCCAGGAAGAACCTCTCCTCCTTGCATCCCGCCGCGATGCCCAGCCACGGGGACGGGGGCCGCTCGCCGGGCGGCGGCTTCGTGTCGCGGTCTGCCCGCTGGCCCGGCTGGCACTGCcgcagcaggagatgctgcagccgCTCCCGCTGCTTCAGGaggtgcagctgctcctccagctgctggtccCTCACGTACACCATGGTGGCTGGAAGCTTCAGCAAGGCCGCGGGATCTTCCCAGCCGTCCCGGGACCGCGTCCTGCCGTCGGCGGCTTTGGTGCGGAGCAAGTGGCTGGGGAAGCTGGCGGAGTCCCGCTCGGCCGGGGAGCAGcggctgcccagccccagctggtgcAGGGAAAGGTGCTtgtgcagcaggcagagctgctctctccGGGCGCTCAGTTTTAGATTTTCGTAGGATGGAGCAACCTTGGGGGAGTCCAGTTTGCCCGCTGTtaaatagctaaaaaaaaaaaaaaatatcagcattCAAGTTTTCCCGTggtttcccagctctgcagggatgtgTGTGGTCTCTCCTGCTCTTTCCATGCCCTGTTGCAGCTCTTGGCCAGTACATCAAGTTTGTCTTTGGGTtctgtcctggcagccaggggTGTTGGGCAGCCAGCACTGGTCTCCACACAGTGCAGGAAGCTGTTCCCATCCCACCATCCAGCAGCAATCCCCTGTCCCTAGGCCACAGCAGCTCAAGGCAGGGGGTTGAGTGAGGGTAAGGATGCAGTGACCTCTCacatcagcactgctgctgagaAGTCACTTTTTGAGCACTGTCTTACAGCCAGCAACATCCTAACTAGCCCCCTGGGCTTTTGTAGTGCCTGAAGACCCCCAGGAGAGAGGAACAGCCCACCCTTCCCTGATCTGACTCAATGGGAATCTTTTGCAGCCATCCTAGGAATGTTGGTACTGCACAGGAACCTGCCCTGCAAACCCAGTCCCTGCTGCCGCTGGTTATTGGGCAGCTTCCATGAGTGCAAGCTGTTCCCAGGAATGCTCAGCAGAGCTCACACTCTGGGAAACTCACTGTCTCTACAGGTGAACTCAGTGGCCTTGCTCAGCCCTCTGTGCTCCTGGAATCAGTGGGGAGGATAAGCCTGGGAagtgctgagccctgcaggaAAGGCCATTAGAATAGATaaggaggagcaggaattgCAGCCTGCCTGGCACAGTCCTTCTGCCTGGATGTGGGGACACCCGGTTCACCTTGTGGGTCTGTCTGAGGAGCTGGAATAACCAGAGCCTGATCTCGTTGGGCTGGATTCCATTTTTTACTGCTGTAAACTGGGATATCCCCCCTTCCCAAGGCTGTGGGACAAGTTTGGAGAGGGAGGTGGGCAGACACAGTGAACACTGGCCATGCATCCATCgaggggcagctgcagtgggCCGTGGGTCAGCCTCACACCACGACTCCCAGGCCGGTACTCACGcctccaggctggggctgtgctcgCGCTCCGGAGGGAGAGGAGTTTTCCTGGCTGGTGGAGACACTGCTGCCCCTGAAGGACTTTTTTCCAGGAGGCAAGGTCTGGAGCCGGGTCTCACCAGGGCAATGGTTCCATGCAGCTGGTTGGAAATCCTCTGGGACGCCTgtggcagaggagagaaagtCCAGGTGAGCCATTCTGCAGAGTGCCCCAGGCTCCGGGGAGCCTGGCTGAACTGGGACACATCTCACCAATGAGGACAAGACAGACAGCTCCCAAGTGTGCTGCTTGATAGGGTTCTGGTCAATAGCTCTATcaagttttattaattttcccaggaaatttTCCCTTCATGTACACTCTATTTTCCGGCTGCACTGATTGGTAGCACAGGAAGTTTTGCATCTCCTCTTAAGTCGTGATTCAGTGCCTTAACCAAGATAAGACCCTGCAAATTCCTGGTCCCGTAGTCAGGCCTTTTTACTCATGCAAGACTTTATTAATGCAAGCTCCTGGCACACACTGGTTTGGTGGGTGTATTTCTGCTGGAGTACCTGGGCCAGGACATCGTTGTCTCCATCAGCTGTCATGAAAGGCTCACCACATGTTCTGACTTGACTTTCCCCTGCCCACCTGGAGATGTCACCAACCCTTCCTGTGATCCCTATTAATTatccccacagcctgcctgcaGCCTTACCAAAACCCCTCTTCACTTGCTCTTTCAAGTTTTTGTGGAGATCAAGTAAGCAAAACCTGTGCCAAAGCAGAGGAATCTGTGTGGGTGTGTACGTGGGCTTCAGTTCCCATGAGCAAGGTCTGGGTCCTGCAGTCTCATCTGCCAGTGCCCAGTGTCACCATGTCActcagcagccctgggctgacACCCTCTCTGTGTTTGTCCCTGCAACCACTGAATGTCAGGCCCTCTGAAAATGCTAGGCTCTGGAAATGACAAATTTCTCAAGTCTGACTGATTGTTCCATGCCCCAAGTGCCTCCTGCTCTTTCCCTATCCCAATCTGCGTGTCTTGTTCCAGTTCAGATGACCACAGCAGTGGGGAGAAGGCTTGAGGACATCAGGCTACCTCTGAGAACTCACCATTTCTGCAAGGCTGACTTCTTGGAGGACAGTGCCTGGAGAAGTCCTGCTGCTTGGAGAGCTTCTCTGGAGCTTCTCTGGAGGCTTTTCTGCAATAGAAGACACAAGCAGCTGCCCCAATGgtcccccagagctgctgcagcctcccaggGCTGCCACTGGCTGGTACCAACCACATCTCAGTGAAGATTTTGAGTCAAAATTACCATCTGGCTCAAGCCAGCACCTGACTGAACGTGCCCTTCGTTGTCTGTGTGGGTGGCAGGAAGGGAATGCCATGGTCTCTGTAGGAATTGTCTTTCAGTGAGGGCACCCAAGCacttttttgctttaattcagAGTGGGGTGTTTCTCCCTTGACCTGCATTTACCCCCCATCAGATTTTCTGCCCGCGGCAATCCCCAtctgagctgccagcagctcggTCTTTGCTctccagaccctttcccagAGCAGTTTTGCACCATGGCTCAGTCACTCTTCACATCCCCAGATCCCTCGAGGgtggcaggagccagcagcacccaccttCACCGAGCTCGAGGTCTGGCACATCCTGATGGGCTtcttctgcttccctgtgctctgctttctctgtgcTGGCATTCCTGCTCACTGGGGACAGTAAAGTCAAAGGGGAGCTTGGTGTGGAGCAGCTTTCTCTGGAGGAGACTCCTGGGGtctttgtcctgtccctgtgggaaggaaaaggacatgaatgaatgaatgaatgagaAGGGGCGGGAGAAGGAAGGTTTTGGAGCCACTGTACTGAGAGCTCTGAGCCTGATACacaaatatacatatttattcaTGTGTGTATGTGGATATGGCAGATCCTCAGACTCACCTCCTTCCACTGCAGCTTAtcagcagcccagctgcagtCTGGAGCATGGACAGAGCCAGCACGACAGCCTGAGGTGTGATTGCCCCACTTGGTTGTGGGTAACGTCGCAGGAAGCCACGATGTTGGGTAAGCCAGCACCCAGCTGTGGCTATTGCAAAAGCTCTGTGGGaacctgtccctgcctgggcttTCAGCCCGCTGGAGGGGTGGATTCAGCACAGGGATGTGGTGCCTGCCCCCTGTCACCAAATCAAGGTGGAGAGGATGATGCTCTGGGTGACACAAGGGAGTGCCTGAGCCTTggagacacacacagagtccAGGATGGACTCTGATGCTGAGACATGGATGTTTGCTGGAAACCTTCCTATCCAGCATCtcaggggagagcagagctcagcagaatCACTCAGTGCTCAACAAGCCCAGCCCAACCTACGGCTCTGGAGTACTCAGCACTTGGGAAGCACTGGGGAGTAAAAGCCAGATTTTCTCCTTAAGCGGATGGTGCTCCTGTGctccaaagaaaacacatttctaaaCTAATCCCTCAGTGCTAATTCCTCTGGACTCTAAACCCTTGAGGAATGAGCTGATTTGTATATATTGGCCAGCCTGGCAGGTTACTTGGCTTCCAGCACAGCGCTCTGCTAGGCTGTGAACCTGTTGGTGCAGATCACTTCTCCCACTTTAACCCCATCACTGTCCCTTGTGTATCACTCTCCTTCCCCTAAAACCACCTGCTTCCTGCAGACcctctctggctgctgcaggaggggaacTGGTGCCGTGGAAAAGCCATGGAGTCCCAGGCTGAGGTCCATGCAAGCTGCCCAGGGCTTTGTTTCAGGagtgttaaatatttttgtttcccaaaaaTGAATTGTTGGATGCTGGTGGACAGGGGAGTGAGCAACGGTCAACAAGGATTTTGAGATCATTGGGGATTTTTCCATGCCTAACATACACAGGAACCCACGGGAATTAGGTGCTCAAATGCTCCTGAGGATTCCACAGCCTGGATGttgccctgcccagctctggggatgcCCTGGTTGTTGCAAATGCCCCTTGTAAAGAGTGAAACCAGGAAAGTGCTTACTCCAGGTTCTGGAGCCTCTTCAGTTCTTCCTTGAGAGTTTTATTCTCCTCCCTCAGGCGATTGGTCTCGTTTGCTGTGGGGACAGAGACGGTGCTGTGAGTTCAGGCGCTGCGAGGATGCCGCTCACAGCTCACTGGGTgccgggggaggaggagggaatggCACCGAGCCTTGGAGGGATGCcgaatttccttccttctttgtAAACCTGATGGGGCTAAGGGATAAAAAGGAGCAACTTTCTGACTCGGGTTTCATCAGGATTGGGTCGGCCTTCAGGTCACCCAGCTCAGGGGAAGAGCACGACCCAGACGAGGCAGCGATGGATTGGGCACAGTGAACATCCTGCCCCTGCACCCAGGGCAGGGTGATGAGTGGGTGCTGTGTTAGGGGGAGGGCCGGGGGTCTCGGGGGGTCAGACAGAGGCCAGAGGGAGATGTGAGCACCCAGCACCGGGTGCTGCAGCGAGGAGGCCACGGAGAGCATGGGTGGGCTCCCAGGCGTGGTGCCTCGCCTTGCTCCTGCTCAAAAGCAGCactcagggagcagcagcataGCAGGGGAGATAAACCAAGGGCTCTTGgcacctctccatccctcctAAATGCCTTATCTCCTTTGCCCCCATGGCCCTCCCTGGGCTGGTCAGATCCCCAGGGAAAAGCACGCTGTGCCTCGGCggtgctgggagctctgccagAGGCTCAGGAGAAGATCCATCACATGTGTTGCTTGATTTCATTTACccgtgctgagctgctgctgtgaattCCCTGTCTTTGCCAGAGTGTTGCTTCTGCCATGCCAAATGCATCCTTTTTCCAGGCAGCTGACACAGCCTGGAATCTCTCGTTTTTCTGAAGGTGTGGAGGGCTGCAACCCCCAGCTCTGATGATTTGTGTAAAGGGCTATGTCTGCTTGGGGGGACGTGAGCTGCCATCCACAGtcctgccccctccctcctccccatccccaaacccttcccagaTTCCTGCTCACCACAAGGGCTCACGTGCAAATATCTGGGAGAGGGATCAACCGAGCAAAGGCTGAGCCTGCCAAAGCCAAGCTCACGGTGGGTGTCAGTACGTACAGAGGATGAAGATGTGCTGCAGGCTCTGGAAATGAGAGGTCTCGTACTCATTCTGCTTCTTTTTGGCCAGCTCCTGGGTGACCATGCATCTGTCACAGAGACCAGCTCGCAGCCTGGAGGAAGGAAACCCCACAGCTCGCCACCACACGGTTTCCATTGGAGAAATaaatccctgccctccccacagGGAAGTGTGAACACCCAGACCATCACCTAGAATCacccccagagcccagcactggCCCTCACACCCCCCCAGATCCAGCCCCACCACCACCAGCCTAGGAAAGCTCCTATGCACGTGCCCAGACTCcttcagctctcccagcagctgagTATAGAAAAATAGAGGTTCGTGTGTTACCTCCCACTCCTGGGAAGgcaacaaaccccaaactctgCCCCTAGCACCATGCGGTCGCTGCCACTCAGCAGCACCCTACTTCAAAGCAAATCCTACCTGTTTTCTAACAcctttacattttctttgagGACTTTCTGTTGTTCCCTTAATTGGTGATTTTTAGCAAACAGCTCTTCAATTCTCTGAGCATCGCTAGttgaagaaacagaacaaagaaaagagGGTTATTTGATTTCTCCCCAAAACCCGTGCCTTCATCCACAGTGCCCTTTTACTTGTGTggcaggaggggaaagaaatgCCTTGGAGCTTGGAGCTGCCCTGTGACACCCTCCTTGGAGTCAGCAGCTTAATTCCTCCCACTTATTATTTTCCAAGGGAGAAAGCACTGGGTGGCACAAGCATCACCTGCCAGCGTGAAGGCAAACTGGAGTTAGTCTGGgatcaccccaaaccctgcctggAGCCAAAAGGCTTGAATTTGGCAGTGCCAGAAAGGCACACGGTGCTCTCCAAAGCAGCAGTTTTGGAGAGTAACTCAGGAAGTCTGAAATTCCAGTGGTGTAacttcccctctgccccagcatCGCTCACCGGCACTTCTCTGTCGTCAGCTCCGTCACCTTGGTGTGCAGACCTGGAATAATGAACAGACACAGAGGGGTGGGTGCTTATTGCCAATTCCCCAGCGCCCAGGGGCAAAGGGCGCTGATGGAATTTCAGGAAGGTGCGTGGCTTTGCAGAAATCTCCTCCATCCACAAGCTTCATCTCCGATAAGGAATAACGCATTGCATGTGTTAAACACAATCACAGTTTAATGTAGCTGGGAAAGTCGTGAAATCCCCAGATGTGATACTCATTTTGTATCCCCACTATTTAATGAGTCTGCGTTTCCTTTGCAGACCCAAAAagtctggtttggttttgtttctacTGATTTCTCACTACAGCCCGCATTTCCCAGGTGGGCAGTATTTTATAGCTTTCAGGGTTGGAAAGCGTCTTGGAGAATATTTACGGCTGAACGCCTTTCCTTGATGGATCTGCAGACATTGTATCCTGTCAAATCTATTTTATGCAAAGTAGATGTAAACATGTGGTTTAAATTGCTCAACAGTTTCCTCTAACTCTCACAGAGCTTGAAATTACACAAGAGAAGAATGAATTCATAAGCCAGAATCATCCAAAAGTGCTGAAGTTTTGTTCATAATATTGATACTGGGAATTATTCTAATAGGAAAACAATTGGACTTGGCACTTGGTTGCTTAACCtaatgggttttattttaataatgtatGACCtgagaaataatttattccCTAGAGGAATAAGCTATCCAACCTGactcaaatgttttctttaacagagcttcacctcctgctgcttctgtctTACAGATTATTGCATCTTTCCGCTTTCCCTTTGATTCCTCAGTATCCAAATGCACTCCAATCCTCGCTGCTCGGAGCAGGTGCCCagcaggggtgtgtgtgtgtgtgagtgtgtgtgtgagtgtgtgtgtatgtgtgtcaCCCCCCTGCAAAGCTCCCAGCTCACCTTTATCACACACCACGACAGCAGGGGCAGGAAAGGAGCCAAATCCCCTGTGGTTAATGCTTGGAGCAAGTGGGATTCCTGCAGGGGCTGAGCACCTCCATGGCTTGCTCTCCAGGAGCATGGAGTGCAGGTACGTCCTCTCTCTTCTGCTCCTTCACATCACTCATATCTCATGATTAAAAAGTGACTTTTTTCTCAGAGGTACAAATGTGCCATCAGTGGTGTTCTCCTCTGAGGGACAGGCTGTGACCTCATGTCCCAATCCATCCCCGTGGGTGCTGCTTGCTCAGCACTAATCCCCAAATCTCCCTAATCCAcacctgctcctcctcccttcGGGTTATTTGACACCAAACGGATTGAGGTGGTATTATTACAAAGAAATGGATCTTGGCCAGTTTTTGATAAGAAATTTTTGTCTCTCTACCTTGGACCTCTTTCTCATGGATTTCCTTGAGCTTGTTCAGGAACTCTGCAAAACTCTCCGTGGTCATTTTCAGGGCTGAGCTAGACACCAGGCTGTGTCCTGTGAGAGGACGTCCTTTTGCTTCAGATTATTCAGGTTTCAGCctaaaatagaaagaaaaagtcCAACAAAAGTGATGTGTCTGGTGTATGTGGTGTTCTGGAAAGCTAGGAAGGGAAAGCCCAAAGctaggaaaggaaataatttgctAAACCATGGGATGCATTTTTGTCCACCCTGCCTCAGCGCTGAGCGTAGCAAAGAGCATGTCTTAGATACTGGGAGAAGTCCAGCTGGAAAATcaagcttttcctctcctcGTTGAGCTGttaaaactgcatttctctGAGATGAGGTGGGGCAGGGCATCTTCTTGAGCATAAAGAAGGGACTGCAGAATTCATGTTGGGACCACGTGGGGAAATCCACAGCAGTTTTGGTGCTTGAGTCTGATGGACCCATCTCCTGCTGGGGTGATCCCCTgcatccctcctccctctggCACCATGCACAGCTTTCACAGAGGCAGCACACAGCACTCTGCCACCCACTGTCATTGCCCAGCCTTCCTGCATGGCCTCGGTGGCTGCAGCCTCTTGGAACCCTTGGGGGACACCCAGCAGAGCTTTTCCGCCCAGTTTTACAGAGAAACCAGGAGAGGTGGTGTCCAGAGCCAAGAGTTGCAGGAAGCTGgtctggacacagcacccaagGGGTCCTCTGGAACCACCAAAACCACGCTGGGAAAGAGGAACTTCCACATGAAGGCGTTCAGCATCTCCACGCGGGAACTTCTGCCCCCCAAAACCATTCTGGGTTAGTGAGTCATGGCGAGTAACTCCAACCCCAGCAACACCTGGATGCTCAGCCTTCAACCACGAGGAGATGAGCAGAGAGCACAcctcccctctgctgctggaaagtGAAGAGTGGGCTGGGACCTGGGCTTTGTAGCCCCATGGGGAAGGTTTGTGCTGCGTTCCAgcgctctcccagcccggctcccgcCCTGCCTTTATCTGCACGCggagcagggatgtgccagATCGCCTGCATATGCAAGATGTGGGCACG includes:
- the RBBP8NL gene encoding RBBP8 N-terminal-like protein; this encodes MTTESFAEFLNKLKEIHEKEVQGLHTKVTELTTEKCRDAQRIEELFAKNHQLREQQKVLKENVKVLENRLRAGLCDRCMVTQELAKKKQNEYETSHFQSLQHIFILSNETNRLREENKTLKEELKRLQNLEDRTKTPGVSSRESCSTPSSPLTLLSPVSRNASTEKAEHREAEEAHQDVPDLELGEEKPPEKLQRSSPSSRTSPGTVLQEVSLAEMASQRISNQLHGTIALVRPGSRPCLLEKSPSGAAVSPPARKTPLPPEREHSPSLEAYLTAGKLDSPKVAPSYENLKLSARREQLCLLHKHLSLHQLGLGSRCSPAERDSASFPSHLLRTKAADGRTRSRDGWEDPAALLKLPATMVYVRDQQLEEQLHLLKQRERLQHLLLRQCQPGQRADRDTKPPPGERPPSPWLGIAAGCKEERFFLEDAADGKEEKEFWPSRERCELRAKVKEARDDDADAPLDLSDSGRGRDTDWPGRREPRGCGSPRDSPGDSPAARGPAGGHRAQRDRLRCPYRWPSATRPPPAAAKEEEEEEEEEEEEEDAAVLTLSRAYLTNNSTPSDPEPPPEAGMRQNVSAQKGEADDNDAESGKQESDEPDTTDSEEKYEDEILQEAEADGKYFCTKDKVHVQQRKRKKGQDLWIKGSKKPMRGKKKIKVEQCPVGITKELENCSASHTDPSKES